A single region of the Silene latifolia isolate original U9 population chromosome 8, ASM4854445v1, whole genome shotgun sequence genome encodes:
- the LOC141595415 gene encoding uncharacterized protein LOC141595415 codes for MNLFDCHLNVEVCSTIQAVKYLYKYVYKGRDRISFNVPAEGEVRLVDEIEEYQSGRWVSPVEAIWHIYGFDLFKIHPPFMALPVHLQGIQTIQMRPNENLTRVVSNKKRIRTPLTEFFRINSANVNKPDPKYLYEGERYFLRMLLAHVIAPTSFEDLKNVDGYQCSTFQEAALKRKLVEDDNMIELCLDEATAVQMPAALRRLFATLLIFYQPKDPTALWDKYYTSLSEDYSREHPNDAYTTRLLTVHRLEQHVKAMGKSFKILDNKPGAFFVDGPGGTSKTYLYNALYAEVRLMKKILLLTATSGIAATNIPSGRTTASRFKLPLDLEISLSYAVPKQGSLAALIRATSLIIWDEASMARKENVEALDQLLRDLCNPDIIIVALEIWPNLIKFRLTVNVRARTDPEFSEFLLSLGNGELQTHESELVELPDGIVLDTTQAGLDLISTVANTVYPDSDINDMGTSIFNRRSILTPMNEDVDDINTFMINKFPGEAVMYRGFDSVLTDDCKVYPSEFINKLNPGGISPYELILKNNCPVILLRNLLPSAGLCNGTRLICTEFAPNMIECIITSGRYSGEHVFIPRNKRRPSSSCNYPFQFQRNQFPLKLSFAMTINKSQG; via the exons ATGAATCTCTTCGACTGCCACTTAAACGTGGAAGTCTGCTCTACAATTCAAGCAGTCAAATATTTGTACAAATATGTTTACAAAGGTCGCGATAGGATATCATTCAATGTTCCAGCAGAAGGTGAAGTGAGGTTAGTAGACGAGATTGAAGAATACCAGTCTGGTCGTTGGGTTTCTCCTGTAGAGGCAATTTGGCACATATATGGGTTTGATCTTTTTAAAATACACCCACCGTTCATGGCACTTCCCGTCCATCTCCAAGGAATCCAGACAATACAGATGAGGCCCAATGAAAATTTGACGCGTGTAGTCTCTAACAAAAAGCGAATAAGAACACCGTTGACTGAATTCTTCAGAATCAATAGTGCAAATGTTAATAAACCAGACCCTAAGTACTTATACG AAGGAGAACGGTATTTTCTGCGGATGTTACTTGCGCACGTGATCGCGCCTACTTCATTTGAAGATCTTAAAAATGTCGACGGCTATCAATGCTCAACCTTCCAGGAAGCTGCGCTTAAAAGAAAGTTGGTGGAGGACGATAATATGATAGAGTTGTGCCTCGATGAGGCAACAGCGGTTCAAATGCCAGCTGCTTTGCGCCGACTGTTTGCAACTCTACTTATTTTCTATCAGCCAAAAGACCCAACAGCACTATGGGATAAATATTACACCTCACTTTCAGAAGATTATTCAAGGGAACATCCAAATGATGCTTACACTACAAGGCTCCTAACAGTACATCGATTAGAGCAACATGTCAAAGCCATGGGGAAATCCTTTAAGATTTT AGACAACAAACCTGGTGCATTTTTTGTTGATGGGCCAGGTGGCACTAGTAAAACTTACTTATACAATGCTTTGTATGCAGAGGTTCGGTTAATGAAGAAAATTTTACTTCTTACTGCTACGTCAGGGATTGCTGCAACAAACATACCATCTGGGAGGACTACTGCTTCAAGGTTTAAACTCCCTTTAGATTTAGAAATCTCGTTATCCTATGCTGTGCCAAAACAAGGAAGCCTTGCTGCCTTAATACGAGCAACCAGTTTGATTATATGGGATGAGGCTTCTATGGCCCGGAAAGAAAATGTTGAAGCATTGGACCAACTGTTGCGAGATCTGTGCAACCCTGATATCAT CATTGTGGCTTTAGAGATTTGGCCAAACCTTATTAAATTCCGGCTAACTGTAAATGTAAGGGCTAGAACTGATCCAGAATTTTCAGAATTCTTATTGTCTCTTGGAAATGGCGAGCTCCAGACTCATGAATCTGAATTAGTTGAACTGCCAGATGGAATTGTGTTGGATACAACTCAAGCAGGATTAGATCTTATTAGTACAGTTGCTAATACTGTTTATCCTGATTCTGATATCAATGATATGGGGACAAGTATATTCAACCGCAGATCAATACTTACACCCATGAATGAAGACGTTGATGATATCAATACATTTATGATTAACAAATTCCCAGGAGAAGCCGTCATGTATAGAGGGTTTGATTCAGTTCTCACAGATGACTGCAAGGTGTACCCTTCAGAATTTATAAATAAGCTCAATCCAGGAGGAATAAGTCCTTATGAGCTCATCCTTAAAAACAATTGTCCAGTCATCCTTCTCAGGAATCTACTCCCATCTGCAGGACTGTGCAATGGTACTAGACTAATTTGCACAGAATTTGCACCAAATATGATTGAATGCATCATCACCAGTGGCCGTTATAGTGGTGAACATGTATTTATTCCTCGTAATAAAAGGCGTCCATCAAGCTCTTGTAACTATCCATTCCAGTTCCAGCGTAATCAGTTTCCCCTTAAACTTAGTTTTGCAATGACTATCAACAAGTCACAGGGATAG